The segment atacaaaaaatatcaaatgatgaaataaaaaaggataaGAAAGAagtacaaataaaaaataatccaaaaaataatatttcagAAGAATGTGGGTATAAGTATGATAAGCATGAACCTACCATGTTTGGTGATTGGTCTCATAATTGCAGGGTTACAGatttttaacatataaaatatttatatatatatatatatatatatatatatatatttatttatttatgtaatttttttttttttttttttttttttttttttttttttNNNNNNNNNNNNNNNNNNNNNNNNNNNNNNNNNNNNNNNNNNNNNNNNNNNNNNNNNNNNNNNNNNNNNNNNNNNNNNNNNNNNNNNNNNNNNNNNNNNNNNNNNNNNNNNNNNNNNNNNNNNNNNNNNNNNNNNNNNNNNNNNNNNNNNNNNNNNNNNNNNNNNNNNNNNNNNNNNNNNNNNNNNNNNNNNNNNNNNNNNNNNNNNNNNNNNNNNNNNNNNNNNNNNNNNNNNNNNNNNNNNNNNNNNNNNNNNNNNNNNNNNNNNNNNNNNNNNNNNNNNNNNNNNNNNNNNNNNNNNNNNNNNNNNNNNNNNNNNNNNNNNNNNNNNNNNNNNNNNNNATTGTCCATCATTAAACCATTCGTATGATAACATTTTCTCAATACGGTTAAGAATTAAATTACATTTGTCTTCAAATTTTGTTCCTAATGATTTATCAaaatcttttattttttgttgaagttcattttctatataaGATATTTGTAAATCGGTAttaacataattattattcatggttaatttgttcatataatttacatttttatctaatttcccttttgatttattaattGAAGATACATTTAGGTTTCCAGAATTTTTAAGATTATATTCTTGTAAAATTTGTTGCGAattagtattattatttaatatattcatattatccTCACAATGGACTGAAAAATCCAAGGAATGATTATTATGttcttctttatttgtataataatgaaaattatcattattactAATATTGCTAATATTGCTAATATTGCTAATATtactaatattatttttattgtgATTATTTTGTGTTTCATTTTTGTGGTatgtaaaattattttcttctgTAAAATGAGAAATATTTGATAAAGGACCACTTGAATTGTTATCTTTCAAAAGAATATCATTTCGTTCCTTATCcttaaaataataattattagaaagatcattattatggttcatattattttctttatgaatatcatttacatatttcatatttttattagaTAAATTTTCTAtcatatcatatttatataattcgtcctttttcttatttttcGTAATACCTCTTTCAAATTCATACAGCAAATTTGCATGTCTAGATTCTATATGTTCCTCTTTTTGTTGTTCTTGTCTTTTGATGTTTTCGTCATCTTTATATACACATgtgttatattttacataattaAGATCAATTTTCCCTTTTGTTCTTGGTAAATTCTCacttttatttaaataatggTTATTTTCTCCtataatataatcatattttatatgttccatattttttgttttataattattaaaaggTAGAGAATTTTCATTATGCGTTTTATACAacatatcattatttttttcttcaattTCTTTGGTATGTTCTATTATgtcattatttaattcttcatttatattttcgtttgattgtaataataaataactTAGTTTTGCATTATCTCCATTTTGAGatgttaaaaaatgttttgAATTACCTACTTGACTATTTTTTTGAGAACTTAATAAACTATTGGTTGATTCCGataattcatttaataatagTTCTATATCACTATTTGTCGAATTCATTAAATTCTTATTTGAGttcaaaaaattattattttgttttatttcatgtgaatccttttttttttggtgatttgaattatttgataaatgaaaattattatttttagaatcatcatcatcattattattattattattattattattattattattataatatgatatagAATTATCTAATACATTTTGTAATGAACATTTTCCGTTCGAATTTGTTATGTTATTTTGATGTTGTTTTGTATATCTGTCTACATTGTCTAATATCATATCATTTGTATTTTCTAAATTATCTACATTCAATGTATTATCattagtaataatattattgatAGACGttctatttatattttgatcatttctataaagaatatttttattattattacctTTTTTGATGGACCAATCACTTATGTTACCATGATTTGATTGATACATTTCTTgagatataatattattcatatacATTTTTGAATCTATCATactatttcttttatttataaaagtcttttgattttttatGGTTTCGTTTTGATTTGCCtcattttttgttaaatCATCTAAATGGTTAGTTTTGAATTCATTGGTTTCTTCCAATTCTAAATTTTGGACTCCcgaattttttatattttttccttgcgttaattcattttttgaTCCAATAAGAgatgtattattatttatatgaatacTTTTATTTGATACATCTATATTTACTTCAGATACATTTAAAGCATTATGATATTcagaatatatatttttttttttttttgaatcctcataaaaattagatttttcatttatattaatagtaCTGTAGGTTATGCTCCTTTTAGAGTCATTAAACTGATGtgtatttaaattattactTATGGATATATTATCTATTTGTTTTGTTATGTTAGTATcgttcatattatttagagaatttaaataattcgTGTTACTCTTTCTTGAATTTATTAACTCTcctatattattattatgagATATATGTTTTTCATTTGCTCCTGTTTGGTATTTATTTGAGCTATTCAATATTTGTGTAGTATTAATACGAcgattattttttttgaattcGATGCTGTCGTTCAACTGATTCACTTTTTTTACATCTTCATGTTTTTCTTTAACATACACATCTTTCCTATCGAACAAATTATTATCCTTATTTGATGTAGTATCATTTTTGctttttatatgaatatcTTTATGACTATATTTGGTAGAAAATTTTAACGTACTCATATCATGAGCATTTATAGAATTATAGTTTTTTTCGACAAAGTTGTTttgattataattattttctatttttttcatagACGTTTTactattataataattatatatatcatttgaCATGTTATCCTTTTGATTATCTTTGACTATATTGATTTTATCACTACATTGTAAAGAATTATCTActgtattttttaatttagATTGATTTTGAGtgttaaatattatatcatgATTGTTTGTGATATAAgaagtattattattattatgacGAGTTGTATGGTTATGGTtgtattctttttttttaatactaTTTTCTATCTCATTATTTAACAAAATTGTTGTTGTTTCCTTCGAATGTGTTATAGATGAATTACTTATCTTTTTTGATATATCTTGATTTTCCATATGCTCATGATAATTTTCCATACCATAATCGCTAGCATAAGAATTATCcatatattgttttatttcTTTAGGAATATTATCAcaattattactattactattattattactattactactactattattattattattattattattatcattattgttgttgtcAATTTTTAGTGTTTTATTAGTGTTAgatttatta is part of the Plasmodium reichenowi strain SY57 chromosome 12, whole genome shotgun sequence genome and harbors:
- a CDS encoding hypothetical protein (conserved Plasmodium protein, unknown function), which encodes MNFFKKKKNDSTNKRNAFIQNSMITKNKKDNIKNDDIFKDKNVGHLQHEERSLEKDGTIYNRKELEESGNSFLDNSYKENIRPYVEDKVQINKSNTNKTLKIDNNNNDNNNNNNNNSSSNSNNNSNSNNCDNIPKEIKQYMDNSYASDYGMENYHEHMENQDISKKISNSSITHSKETTTILLNNEIENSIKKKEYNHNHTTRHNNNNTSYITNNHDIIFNTQNQSKLKNTVDNSLQCSDKINIVKDNQKDNMSNDIYNYYNSKTSMKKIENNYNQNNFVEKNYNSINAHDMSTLKFSTKYSHKDIHIKSKNDTTSNKDNNLFDRKDVYVKEKHEDVKKVNQLNDSIEFKKNNRRINTTQILNSSNKYQTGANEKHISHNNNIGELINSRKSNTNYLNSLNNMNDTNITKQIDNISISNNLNTHQFNDSKRSITYSTININEKSNFYEDSKKKKNIYSEYHNALNVSEVNIDVSNKSIHINNNTSLIGSKNELTQGKNIKNSGVQNLELEETNEFKTNHLDDLTKNEANQNETIKNQKTFINKRNSMIDSKMYMNNIISQEMYQSNHGNISDWSIKKGNNNKNILYRNDQNINRTSINNIITNDNTLNVDNLENTNDMILDNVDRYTKQHQNNITNSNGKCSLQNVLDNSISYYNNNNNNNNNNNNDDDDSKNNNFHLSNNSNHQKKKDSHEIKQNNNFLNSNKNLMNSTNSDIELLLNELSESTNSLLSSQKNSQVGNSKHFLTSQNGDNAKLSYLLLQSNENINEELNNDIIEHTKEIEEKNNDMLYKTHNENSLPFNNYKTKNMEHIKYDYIIGENNHYLNKSENLPRTKGKIDLNYVKYNTCVYKDDENIKRQEQQKEEHIESRHANLLYEFERGITKNKKKDELYKYDMIENLSNKNMKYVNDIHKENNMNHNNDLSNNYYFKDKERNDILLKDNNSSGPLSNISHFTEENNFTYHKNETQNNHNKNNISNISNISNISNISNNDNFHYYTNKEEHNNHSLDFSVHCEDNMNILNNNTNSQQILQEYNLKNSGNLNVSSINKSKGKLDKNVNYMNKLTMNNNYVNTDLQISYIENELQQKIKDFDKSLGTKFEDKCNLILNRIEKMLSYEWFNDGQ